Proteins found in one Magnetococcales bacterium genomic segment:
- a CDS encoding nucleotidyltransferase domain-containing protein — MTLNAADLALISARIAESVHPERIVLFGSHARGEARADSDVDLLIITRESYGLHNSRRQAMARLWRLLADLPVAKDIVLCSDAEVAQWRTAKNHLIARALQEGRVLYERVPAGEARCD; from the coding sequence ATGACCTTGAACGCTGCCGACCTGGCTCTCATAAGCGCCCGCATCGCCGAATCCGTCCATCCGGAACGGATCGTTCTGTTCGGTTCCCATGCCCGTGGCGAGGCCCGAGCCGATTCGGATGTGGACCTGCTGATCATCACCCGCGAAAGCTACGGTCTCCACAACAGCCGTCGTCAGGCCATGGCCAGACTGTGGCGTCTGTTGGCCGATCTCCCGGTGGCCAAGGATATCGTTCTGTGCAGCGATGCCGAAGTGGCGCAGTGGCGCACGGCCAAAAACCATCTGATCGCCCGTGCGTTGCAGGAGGGCAGGGTGCTTTATGAACGTGTCCCTGCCGGAGAGGCACGATGTGACTGA